One window from the genome of Moorena sp. SIOASIH encodes:
- a CDS encoding HD domain-containing protein: MEKVKFTSFETGNQKDYDLLFNSFQNYNSDLPKRILGALAELTTAYGGYQITRYEHSLQTATRAYRNGENEEMVVAALVHDIGGTLAPYNHAAMAAVILRAYVSEKVCWIIEHHDIFSLYYWGHHWGLDRHAREKYKYHPYYQSAIDFCENYDQKSFDPDYDSLSIEFFEPMVHRIFARPCHNSSYLPKN; this comes from the coding sequence ATGGAAAAAGTCAAGTTTACTTCCTTTGAAACAGGGAATCAGAAAGATTATGATCTGTTGTTTAACAGTTTTCAGAACTATAACTCAGATCTACCCAAACGCATTCTAGGTGCATTAGCCGAATTGACAACTGCATACGGAGGCTATCAAATTACTCGTTATGAACACTCTTTGCAAACGGCAACAAGGGCTTATCGCAACGGTGAAAATGAAGAGATGGTCGTCGCTGCACTTGTTCACGATATTGGAGGAACTTTAGCTCCCTATAATCATGCGGCGATGGCTGCTGTCATTCTTCGAGCTTATGTTTCTGAAAAAGTTTGTTGGATTATCGAACATCACGACATATTTTCCCTTTATTACTGGGGCCATCATTGGGGTTTAGATCGCCATGCTAGAGAAAAATATAAATACCACCCCTATTATCAAAGCGCAATAGATTTTTGTGAAAATTACGATCAAAAAAGTTTTGATCCTGATTATGATAGCCTATCTATAGAGTTTTTTGAACCTATGGTACATAGAATTTTCGCTCGACCTTGCCATAACAGTTCATACCTCCCAAAAAATTAA
- a CDS encoding TauD/TfdA family dioxygenase, whose protein sequence is MSQQITSAITMTQLHLGERALQIDWSDGRKSTFHYFWLRDNCPQSRLIATDQRILETINIPEDIYPKAGYLTDDNQLQITWAYDGHVSRYDGNWLRAYDYSNGAKSPHRLLNEQPKLWDATIKNELSIVDYSSFITQPSVERAFLNQFHALGFGILCNVPTELGQVLKVGRRFGIVRPTSWGELFDIKARVETDAVAYTNIPLAAHTDSTYRNPPPSIQILHCLVSETEGGESTLVDGFKIAADLRTQAPQKFDLLATTPLHFYSHTVNTEHHAISPVIRLDAQGNVEGIRYSNHAVQPFLLPSDVMEAYYDAYCTFGRMREHNIYQIRYQLRPGDLYMVDNRRVMHGRTGFSRGGDRHLQGCYIEYDQLLSRREVLNRDQFS, encoded by the coding sequence ATGTCTCAGCAAATTACCTCTGCCATTACCATGACTCAACTCCATCTGGGTGAGCGAGCCTTACAAATTGATTGGTCTGATGGTCGAAAAAGTACGTTTCATTATTTCTGGTTACGGGACAACTGCCCTCAGTCAAGACTGATTGCAACTGACCAGCGAATCCTTGAGACGATTAATATTCCAGAGGATATCTATCCTAAAGCAGGCTATCTCACCGATGACAATCAACTGCAAATCACATGGGCTTACGATGGTCATGTCAGCCGTTATGATGGGAATTGGCTACGGGCCTATGACTATTCCAATGGTGCAAAATCTCCCCACAGACTCTTGAATGAGCAACCGAAGTTATGGGATGCCACGATTAAAAACGAATTGTCGATTGTTGATTATTCATCCTTTATAACGCAGCCATCGGTAGAGCGAGCTTTTTTGAATCAGTTTCATGCTCTGGGTTTTGGCATTCTCTGCAATGTGCCAACGGAACTGGGTCAAGTTCTCAAGGTTGGACGTCGATTTGGGATTGTGCGACCAACCAGTTGGGGCGAGTTGTTTGATATTAAAGCACGGGTTGAGACCGATGCAGTTGCCTACACCAACATTCCCTTAGCTGCCCATACCGATAGCACCTATCGTAACCCACCACCGAGTATCCAAATCTTGCACTGTCTGGTTTCAGAGACTGAAGGGGGTGAATCAACCTTGGTCGATGGATTTAAGATTGCAGCCGATTTGCGAACCCAAGCCCCCCAGAAATTTGATCTGTTAGCAACCACCCCGCTTCACTTTTATAGTCATACGGTCAATACTGAGCACCATGCCATTAGCCCTGTAATTCGCCTTGATGCTCAGGGTAATGTAGAAGGGATTCGCTACTCCAATCACGCTGTCCAGCCGTTTCTCCTACCTTCTGATGTAATGGAGGCTTATTATGATGCCTATTGCACCTTTGGTCGAATGCGAGAACATAACATCTATCAAATTCGCTATCAACTCCGTCCAGGTGATTTGTATATGGTCGATAATCGGCGGGTGATGCACGGACGGACAGGATTTTCCAGGGGAGGCGATCGCCATCTCCAGGGATGCTACATCGAATATGATCAATTATTGAGCCGTAGAGAAGTCCTAAATCGTGACCAATTTAGTTAA